In Taeniopygia guttata chromosome 2, bTaeGut7.mat, whole genome shotgun sequence, one genomic interval encodes:
- the LOC140682641 gene encoding uncharacterized protein: protein MAAHMSPIREKHQESPHCTQLAVAVAFVILWLQAADGWIVQQPKENVWVTLAKSLQQDNLCLAMGSVDNPLSTCLVGVPLVADDWPVFNSDLLRTTGKRPNPVDTWDEWTKILSNSKEEPQELDLLGSSHAEYCVKFYYRRPSQNWHGLDLAKNTYRKDVTPLSKKYNSQTWCNYTSQVVSVSSTRPKVLPKGMFLICGDRVWSGIPSRLQGGPCSLGKLATLTPNKTQILEWRKEKQLARKKRSYDQFDSNCDSQLYNWGKTKRIAASIFLPWYAAAKALGELSHLECWVNKNANATSAALSDLLADEQTTRHATLQNRAAIDFLLLAHGHSCEDFDGLCCFNLSSRSKSIQAHIQQIKEQVKDLKTENPSAADPIDKTFLQWGIPGWAAPIVKGLIWILVIIFLIFIALAIFKQYLVKTFGSAYLVNKDGGDVGGGVASDLPALPWEATDV, encoded by the coding sequence ATGGCTGCCCACATGTCACCAATCCGGGAGAAACATCAGGAATCGCCCCACTGCacccagctggccgtcgccgtggcCTTTGTCATCCTGTGGCTGCAAGCGGCGGACGGATGGATTGTTCAGCAGCCGAAAGAGAACGTGTGGGTCACGCTCGCcaagtccttgcagcaggacaaTCTATGTTTGGCCATGGGCAGTGTGGACAACCCCTTGTCCACATGCCTGGTGGGGGTTCCCCTGGTTGCCGACGATTGGCCAGTTTTCAACTCCGACCTACTCCGAACCACGGGTAAGAGACCCAACCCGGTCGACACTTGGGACGAGTGGACAAAAATTCTATCAAACAGTAAAGAGGAACCCCAAGAATTGGACCTGCTGGGGTCCTCTCACGCAGAATACTGCGTCAAATTTTATTATAGAAGGCCAAGTCAGAATTGGCATGGACTTGACTTGGCCAAGAATACATACAGAAAGGATGTAACACCTTTAAGCAAAAAATATAATAGCCAAAcctggtgcaattacaccagCCAGGTAGTTTCGGTTTCTTCCACACGTCCTAAGGTGTTGCCCAAGGGgatgtttcttatctgtggAGACAGAGTATGGTCAGGCATTCCATCTCGGCTCCAGGGAGGACCATGTAGCCTTGGCAAGCTTGCGACTCTCACTCCGAATAAAACCCAGATTTTagaatggaggaaggaaaaacaattggCCCGCAAAAAACGTTCATACGACCAATTCGATTCAAATTGTGATTCACAATTGTACAATTGGGGCAAGACAAAGAGAATCGCTGCGTCCATATTCCTTCCATGGTACGCAGCAGCAAAAGCCCTTGGTGAGCTTTctcacctggagtgctgggtAAACAAGAATGCCAACGCTACGTCGGCCGCCCTCTCAGACCTTTTGGCGGACGAGCAAACCACCAGGCATGCAACCCTCCAAAATCGGGCTGCGATAGACTTTCTCCTATTAgcccatggccacagctgcGAGGACTTTGACGGGCTGTGCTGCTTCAATCTGTCATCGAGAAGCAAATCCATCCAGGCCCACATCCAACAGATAAAAGAGCAAGTAAAAGACTTAAAGACTGAGAACCCATCGGCTGCTGACCCTATAGACAAGACATTCTTGCAGTGGGGCATCCCCGGATGGGCAGCCCCCATCGTGAAAGGACTTATTTGGattttagttattattttccttattttcattgctttagCCATTTTTAAGCAATATTTAGTTAAGACTTTCGGTTCCGCTTATTTAGTTAATAAAGACgggggagatgtgggagggggtgtggctagtgacctccctgcattgccatgggaggccacagatgtgtag